The genomic DNA CGCGGGGCGAGTGGCGGGAGGCGCTGGGCGTCCACCTCGCCCTGCTCGCCGAGGACGAGTTGCAGGAGACCCACCACCGCGCCGTCATGCACCTGTACGCGCGGCTGGGCGAGCGGGGGGCGGCCCTGGCCCAGTACGAGCGCTGCCGGGAGGTGCTGCGGCGCGACCTCGCGCTCGAGCCGCTGCCGGAAACCCGCGCCCTGTCCGGGCGAATCCGGGCGCGCGAGTCGTGGGGGGAAGAGGCGGCGGTCCCCACCCCGCCCCGCCGCCCCGCCATTCCCCAGGACCCGCCCCTGGTCGGGCGCGAGCGGGAATGGGCGGCACTGGAGGCGGCCCCACGCCTGATTCTCATCGAGGGGGAGCCGGGCGTGGGCAAATCCCACCTTGCCCTGGAGTTCGCCCGCGCGCACGGCCCGGTGCTGCTTCACCGCTCCACCCGGCCCGGGGGGGCAACGCCCCTGTGGGCGGCGGCGGCCAACCTGCGCTCGGCCCCTCGGGGACCCGCGCGCCCCAGGGCTGCTGGGGACTGTCGCGCCCGTGTGGCGGCGGGAGGCGGCGCGCCTGGTGCCCGAGCTGTGGCCCGGCGACGATCCCCCCGGGCCGCCCACCCCGGACGGCCGGGCGCGGTTCGTGGAGGCGCTCGTGCGGGTGCTTACCGCGCTGATTCCCCCGGACGTGGTGATCGTGCAAGACGACCTCCAGTGGATGGACTACCCCAGCGTCGAGGTGCTGTCGCAGGCCGCCCTGCGTCTGCCCAACCGGGTGCTGCTCACCCTGCGCCGGGGCGAGGCGGACACGGACGCCGCCCGGCAGGGGGTCCTCGCGCTGGGTCGCCAGATTCCCCTGGAGCGCCTGGTCCTGGAACCGCTGGGCGAGCGCGGCGTGCGGGACCTCGTTTGGGTGCTGTCGGGTGGGGAGGCGCCGCTCTTCGCCGCGCGGCTGCACCGGGCGACGGGGGGCAACCCCCTCGCCCTCCTGGAAACGCTGCGGCACCTCGCCGACACCGGGGCGCTGCACCTGGAACCCGGCGGCGCCTGGGCCACCCCCTACGACGACCAGACGCGCGACTACGCCGAATTGCCCCTCCCCGACAGCGTGCGGGGGGCGGTGCTCGCCCGGGCCGCGCGGCTGGGGGGCGGGGCGCGGCGGCTGCTGGAGGCCGCCAGCCTCGCCGGGGAGCCCTTCACGCTGACCGACCTGGGCGGGGCGAGCGCGCTGCCCGAGTGGGAGGCGGTGGAGGCCCTGGAACAGGCCGTGGCGGCGGGCCTACTCACGGTGGCGGGTGGGGGTCACCGCTTCAGCCACGAGCAGGTGCGCTCGGCCCTGGAGAGCGCGCTCGGCCCGGAGCGGCGGCGCCTGCTGCACCGCAAGCTGGCGGAGGCGCTGCTGCGGCAGGGCGGCGCCCCCGCCCACGTCGCCCACCACCTCGAACGGGCGGGGCGGCCCCGCGAGGCCGTGCCCCACCGGGTCCGGGCCGCCCAGGCCGCCGCCGCCGTCCTCGCGCACGCGCAGGCGCTGGGCGAGTACCGCCGGGCGCTGGCGGACGGGCCGGACGACCCCACCGCCTTTGCCATCCACGCCGAGGTGGTCGAGCACCTGCGCTTCCTCGACCGCCGGGAGGAGCGCCGCGCCGCGCTGGAGGCCCTCTCGGCCCTCGCGGAGCGGCTCGCCCTGCCCGCCGAGGAGCGCCTGCACCAGGCGGTGCGCTGGGCGCACTTTTACACCGAACTCGATGAGGAGGCCCGCGCCCTGGAGGTCGCCGAGCGGGGCCTGCGCGAGTTCGGGGACGTACCCGAGCCCCTGCTGGCCCTGCTGTGGCTGGAGGGCGGCGCGGCCCTGTGCGGCCCGTGGGGTGCCCCCCGAAAACTGGACGGTTAGGACTAGAGACTCAGGCTCGCCCCCAGCCCTAGGCTGGAAAGCGAGGCGAACCCTGTGAAAACCCGTCAGTTCTCCGAAGACCAGATCATCAAGCTGCTCCAAGACGCCAAGAAGGGCGAAAAGCCCGTTGAGGAGCTGTGCCGCGACCTGGGATGCAGCACTGCGTCCTACTACACCTGGAAGAAGCAGTACGGCGACACCACCGCTGACGAAGCCCGGAGGCTTCGTCAGCTCGAAAAGGAGAACGCTCGTCTCCTGCGGATCGTCGGCCAGCAGCGCCTGGAACTCGATGCCATGAAGGAGGTGATTCAGAAAAAGTGGTGACGCCCAGCGAGAAACGTGCCGTGGCGAAGGAACTCGTCACGGCCCGCGTCAAGCCCGCAAGGGCTTGCTTTCTGGTGGGCCTGCCCAAATCCACCTGGCATTACCAGCCGAAGCGGCGCCAGGACAGCGAACTCCGGCAACATCTTCGTGAACTGGCCCTGCGGTATCCACGGCGAGGCTACCGCTTCATTCATGCCCTGCTGGTCCAGGAGGGGCATCACCTCAACCGGAAGAAGGTCCGGCGCCTCTGGTGCGAAGAAGCCCTCACCGTCAAAGCCAAGCCCAGCAGGAAAATCCGCACTGGCGCGTCCATCCCAATGCAGGCCGAGTACCCCGGCCACGTCTGGACGTACGACTTCATCTTCGACCAGACCCTGGGGGGGACGACCCTGAAAATCCTATCGCTGACCGATGAATTCACCCGGCAATCCCTGGCCCTGCGGGTCGCGCAGTCCTTCACGTCCGCGGACGTGAAGGACGTCTTACACGAGGTCATCCGGCAGCGTGGTGCACCCGAATTCATCCGCAGTGACAACGGCCCCGAGTTCATTGCCCGTGACCTGGGGGTCTGGCTGGCCGTTCAGGCCATCGGCACCCGGTTCATTCAACCCGGCAAACCCTGGCAGAACGGGTTTGCCGAGAGCTTTCACTCTCGGCTCCGGGAGGAGTGTCTGAATCAGGAAGTGTTCTACTCGGCTCGGCACGCCCAGGTGGTCTTGGATGGCTACCGGGCGTTCTACAACGCCAGGCGGCCCCATTCGTCGCTGGGCTACCGCACACCTGATCAGTTCGCCCAGCAGGCCAGGGGCCGGGCCGCCGACCTCCTCTGCGGAAAAGGCGCCGCAGAGCAGTCCGTCATCCCGCCCCCTGGATGAGCAGGAAGTCCCGTGTTGTACCCTGCTCCTGAGCCGAGTCTCTACTCGAAACCGTCCAAACTTTGGGGCCAGGCCAGGCGTAGGGGTGCTCGCCAGCGTCATTCCGCCTGCCGTGGCCCGCAGTGCCTCTTTGGTGTTGGCCGTCGTCGGGCTCTTCGCTCCAACCACAGAGGGGGTCACGACCCGGGCGAGCCCCCGTGGTGCGCCAAAGGTGCGGAAACGAAGGTTTTTCCTGTTTGGACGGTGCAGTACGCTTCGTGTATGAACCCTTGGCGCCTGACGCTTCTGATCGTCACGCTGCTGCATCTGGTGGAGGCCCAGGCCGTCCTCGGCTCTCCCGAGACCGCCCGTGAGACGCTCCGCGAGGCGGCGGACGCCCACGTCATGTTAGGGGGCCAACAGCGCTTGGCTCTCGAACTCTATGGTTTGCCACACACGCGCCATCTCCTCAACGCGCTGGGTGACCACGAGTACGAGCGGGTCCTGTGCGCCCCTGCCAGCCAGGCGCCCCAGGTCGCCGAGGTCACGCTGGTGACCCTGGGCAGCCCGGCGATCCTCGTTAATGGGCAGCGCGTGCGGCTTCAGATGCGCAAGTCCGCCGAGGTGCTCGCCTATCTGCTCAGGTACGGCGAGAGTTCACTGACCTCGTTGCAGACCGAAGTGTTCGCGGAGGTCCTCCCCACGCGAGCGAAGAACTACATCCATCAGGTGCGGCTGGAACTCAAGCGCCTGGTGCCCGGACTCTCCGTGCCTTACGACGCCACCACCCAGATGTATCGGGTTCGGTGTGAGGGGGTACACCTGACGTGGGACCTGGGGCAGGTGCGGGACGCCTTGCTCGGTTCGTCACCGGATGTCATGCTGACGACTAAGTTCAATATCAAGGATTTTCTACAAGGTTCGGAGAGCGAATGGGTGGAGACGGAGCGTGACCGAGTGAGCCGCTGGATTGTCCGCGTGGGATTGGAGACGATGGACGCCTGGTACAGCGAGGGGAGCTACGCCAAGTGCGTTCAGCTCGCACAACGGCTCATCGAGGTCGATCCCCTCGACGAAGGCCTGCACGATTTCCTGATTCGCGCCACAGCACAGATGAGCGGGATCAGCGCAGCACGCACGGCCTGCTGGGAGAGCCACGCCTTCTTCGCCAAAGAGGTAGGACACGTTCCGCCCCTGCTGGAGCAGTTAGCCCAGCAGCTCCAGGCTCAGCGATTAAACTGACCCCACCTTGCCAGGAGGCTCTGGGCACTTGGGGCACAAAAATTGCCGAATCGCGTCGGGACCCTAGACTGGGCTTAGCGCAGGTTTCAGTTCCAACTCTAGTGCGACCCCTTGAACACCTGCCCAGCCCACTTCTGCCGCACGAAGCCGATAGGGACGCGCTCGGGCAACGCCCGCTTGTTCGCGGCGTACATCTCGCGCAGGAGGTTCAGGGCCTCAACCAGAGGCGCGGCTGTCCCCTCGGCCTGGAAGGAGAAGGCCGCCAGCAGTCTGGGGGCGTAGGACCGCACCTTGGCGTACCTCCCCAGGGCATGGTGCAGAGGGTCCAGTTGTTCGGTGCGCACCACCTCCCGCTCCCGCACCGTCTCGACGAGCTGCCGCCAGTTCACGACGGCCTCGATGGCCTGGTAGGGATCGGCGCCTTGTTCACGGGCGGCGATGACGGCCGCACAGACCGACCGAAAGGTGCCGAACTGCTCAACCAGCGGCGGCCCTTGCTTCCCGAACGCCTCTGCCGCTTCCCGCTCGCCGTCTCGGAGCAGAGACACCATCACGCGGTCGTGCATATCGAGCACGGCATCGGTCAGCGTTTTCGACAGGTCGAAGAGGCAGGCCATCAGGGTCGCCCGGCGCCGCTGCGGCTCGAAATCTCCCAGGTGCGAGGCGCTCAGGCGCCTCGCCTCCTCGGCCAGGTGGTCCAGACGGCTCTGCGGTAGGAAGGCGCGCAGGTTGCTCTGGACGGGGAAGGTCCGCACGAAGGCCAGCTTGTCGAGGAGGGCGAGGACATGCTTGGCTTTAGGGGCGCCGACGGGCCGACCCAGCCAGGCGAAGCGAGAGATGGGCTCGTTGCCTTGCGGGGAGAGCAGGGCGTCTACCTTCTCGGCCAGGTCGCCCTTCAGGGGCAGGTTGAGCAGGCCGTAGGTGTGCTGGTCAGCCCGGACACGGGCCGCCTGGACGAGGCGTTCGAGAACCGTGAAGCGCGGCACCAGCACCTTGCGCCGTCGCAACTCGTCCATCAGGGCGCTCATCAGGGGAAAGGGCTGGTCGGTAACGACGGCCAGCGGCATCAGCCAGTCTCGCAATTCGTGATTCAAGCGCCGGGACAGTTCCACGTATCCGAACCGCTGACACAGGGCGGCGAAGTGCTCAAACCGGGTCGGGTCCCGGGTGGCGTACTGGGCGTAGCACGCCGGGTCCACCTGGAGTTGTTCGGCGAGGGCGACCAGCACGTTCTCGGGAGGTGCTTCGCCGGAGCGCAGGGCACGGCCGAGATGGCGTAGCACCGTGAGCTGCACGGCGAAGCCGAGCCTGTTGAAGTTCCGCCGACGTTCCCGAACCAGCAGTAGATCAGCGTTGTCAAGCAGGTAATACCGGGAGAGCGTGCGCTCGTCGAGGAGGGGAAAGCGCGTGAACTGCTCACGCTGGGCAGGAGTCAAGAAGGGAGAGGAGGGTTTGACCATCGTGCCTGAGCCCCTTCCAACTTTGCCCCACCCAGCGAACCTGGCTTGCCAGAGCGCTTTCTCTGCTTAGAGACGTCCTGTTCAGCAGGGCACACGCCCCCGGTCAACGTTCGCCCGGCCTCTCCTGCTGGGCCAGGGGGGGGTGTCCTGGCCCCTCCCTCACATGGCGTTGCAAGAGCTGGAGGGCTTCTTGCAGCCGCACGTGCTCGCCTGAACGGGGTGGGGCCGTGCTGGCTCTGACGACCAGTTCAGGTCGGGTCAAAGTTGTGGTCTGCGGATCGTGGTCGTCCAGCAACGCCCCCAGGTGCCCGAAGGCCCGCCGCCCGAGGACCGGGAAGTCCTGCCGGACCGTGGTGAGGGGCGGAATCAGCAGCGCACTCTCCGCCGTGTCGTCGTACCCGATCACTGAGATGTCGCCCGGCACATTCAGGCCCCGCTCCCACAGCGCCCGCAGCACGCCCACCGCCATCTGATCGTTTCCGACCAGCAGCCCCGTGAAGCTCAGTCCCGAGGCCAGCAGGGCCACCGCCGCCCGGTAGCCGCTCGCCGGGCTCCAGTCGCCTTCCTCCTGGGCCACCAGAACGAGGCCGTGTTCGCGCAGCACGTCCTGCCAGCCCTGCATCCGGGAGTGTTCGGCCACCGCGCCCTCCGGGGCATGAATGCAGGCGATCCGGGTGTGTCCCAGCTCCACCAGATGCCGGGCGGCCAGCACCGCACCGTGGTACTGGTCGAGCAGCGCCGCGTTCACCGCCGCACCGGGCGGCACGTCCATGAAGACGCAGGGCACGTCCGAGAACCGCCGGGCGACCTCCTCAGCGTCCGCACTGCTCAGGGACGCGTTGATGAGCACGCCGTCCACCTGGCGCTCCTTGAGGGCGCGCACCGCCTGGGTGACGTTTCCCAGGCCATAGCCCGGCACGATGGAGACGATCAGGCTGAGGCCCGCCGAGCGCGCCGCGCCCTCGATGGCCGAAGTCAGTTGCGAGGGGGCGTGCAGGGAGATGTCGTTGGTGGCAAAGCCGATGGATTGACTGCGCTGCCGGGCGAGGCCCTGGGCCAGACGGTTGGGGACGTAGTTGAGCTGTCCAACTGCTTCCATGACCCGGACCCGGGTTCGGGCGGCCACCGGACCCTGGTTGTTGACGACCCGTGAGACGGTCTGCTGTGAAACCCCCGCTAACGCCGCCACATCGGCTAGCGTGGCCGCTTTGCCCCCGATATTCACGCCAACCTCCGAGTAGATGTTAAGGCTAACACCATCTCCTCCGATCACGACAATGGGGCCGGAGCGTCTTCATGGTTGAATCAGCTTGCGCGGCCCCATACAGATCGCTTGTCAGCGGCGAGAAGCCACGTCCTGACGAATTACTCCTCCTGGAGGGCTGCCTTTTGAAAAATTTCCTGACATCGAAGGTCGCTCAGCAGGATGGAGGTGACGAAGGTAATCTACCCCTCAAGTGTTAGCCTTAACATCTCCTACCTTCACGGTACCAATCTGAACCCAGGGGGACCCACCAGTCCTTCCTGACACAGCACCCGCGCTGTGTTCTCATCCTCCGGCCCACCACGCCGGGGGCTTCCCCGAGGTACCCATGACCCCATTGCCACCCCTCCGCCTCTCCCACCTCGAACTCGGGGTCTGCGACTACCCGGAGCATGTGCCGCAAGGCTGCTGGAGTGAGTATGCCCAGGCCCAGAAGGCGTTGGGACTGCGCTTCGTCCGCATCGCCGAGTTCGCCTGGAGCCGACTGGAACCGCAGCCCGGGCAGTACGAGTGGCGCTGGCTGGACGAGGCCGTCGAGACCTATGCGGCGGCTGGCCTTCAGGTGGTGCTGTGTACCCCCACCGCCGCGCCTCCCGCTTGGCTGGTGATCCAGCATCCCGAGGTGCTGCCCGTCGGGCGGGACGGCAGGGTCAAGACCTTCGGCTCTCGGCGGCACTACGACCCCTCCAGCTCCATGTTCCGTGAGCATTCCCGGCGCATCACGCGGGCGATGGCCGAGCGGTACGGCCAGCACGCGGCCGTGGTCGGCTGGCAGACCGACAACGAGTTCGGCTGGGGTGACACCGCCCAGAGCTACAGCCCGGCGGCCCTGGCGGCATTCCGGCAGTGGCTCGCAGAGCGCTACCGTACCCCGGAGGCGCTGAACGAGGCATGGGGCAACGTGTTCTGGAGCATGGAGTACAGCGCCTGGCACCAGATTCCCCTCCCCAACGGGGCGGTCGCCGAGGTCAACCCGGCGCACGCGCTCGACTTCCTGCGCTTTTCGAGCGACCAGATCGCCGAGTTTCAGGAGGAGCAGGTCGCCATCCTGCGCGAGTGCTCGCCGGGCCGCTTCGTGACCCACAACTACATGGGCTTTTTCAGCGGCTTCGACCACTACCGGACGAGCCAGTGCCTGGACTTCGCCAGTTGGGACAGCTACCCGACGGGGACCCTGGAAGCCGTGAGGGAGTGGGGGCTGGCCGAGCCAGGGTTGATGTTGGATTTTGCCCGGACGGGTCACCCGGACGTGACGGCCTTCAACCACGACCTGTACCGCGGGATGGTGAAGGGACCCTCGGGAGCGGCCGCTGCTCCCGGCTTCTGGGTGATGGAGCAGCAGTGCGGGCCGGTCAACTGGGCGCCGTCCAATCCACTGCCCGCGAAGGGGGCCGTCGCCCTCTGGACGGCGCAGGCATGGGCCCACGGGGCCGATGTGGTGAGCTACTTCCGCTGGCGCGCGGCCACCATGGCCCAGGAAGTGCTGCATTCCGGTCTGTTGCGCCATAACGGGCACCCGGACCGGGGCTATGCGGAGGTCGCGGCCCTTGACCCCACACCGTTCCCCATCGGCAAAGTGCCTGCCCGGGTGGCCCTGCTCCACGACTACGAGAGCCTGTGGCTGTACAACATGCAGCCCCACGCCGAGGGGATGAACTACTGGGCCCAGACCTTCGCCTACTACCGCGCCCTGCGATCCCTGGGCATGGACGTGGACATCCTGCACCCGGACGCCGACCTGAGCGGGTACGCCTTGATCGTCGCCCCGGCCCTGACGCTGATGACGCCCGGGCGCGCCCGGCATCTGGAGGCGGCTGCCGAAGGCAGTGCCCTAGTCTTCGGGCCTCGCACCGCCTTCCGCACCCCGTCCGGGCGCACCCCCGAGGAAGGTCAGTTCGGCGAGTTGGGCCGTCTGGTCGGGGCCTCGCTGCTGCGCTACGACAGCCTGTACCCCGGGATGGGCCAGGAGGTCGCGGGGGCAGGGCCAGCGCCGCACCTCGCCTCCTTGTGGGCGGAGAGCTACGAGATGGAGGGCGCGCAAACCCTCTACCGCTACCGGGGCGGCCCCCTGGACGGCGAGAGCGCCGTGATCCGCCACGGAAACGTCACCGTGATCGGTGCCCACGGCGAGACGCTGATCACCGAGGTTCTAGAGGATCTGCTGAGCCGGGCGGGATTGCAACCCACACGGCTGCCCGAGGGCGTCCGCCTCTCACGGCGCGGCGAGGTTACACTGCTTCAGAACTGGAGCAGTCACGCCGTCATCTGGCAGGGTCAGGAGCTGGCTCCGGTCAGCGCCCGCCCGCTTCAACTTTCGGAGGTGATGGCATGAACAGCGTTCTGAGGCCACGTTCCCGTCTGCCGGTGCTCGCCCTGCTGACCCTGGGGCTCGGCGCCTGCTCCTCCCAGCCGCCTGGCCCGGCCGTGCTGGCGCCGCAGGCCACCGCTCCCACCGAATGGATCAAGGGCATGGACGTGTCCGAAGCCCGGGGGGCGGAGGCGGCCGGCGTGGTCTTCAAGGACCGGGACGGCACCGTCAAGCCCGCCCTCCAGATCGTCAAAGACCACCAGTACAACTGGGTACGCGTGCGCCTGATGGTGGACCCCGACGGCCGGTATGGGCTGTTGCAGGACCTGCCCTACGTCAAGGCTGTGATGAAAGACGCCAAGGGGCGCGGTTTGAAGGTGCTGCTCGACCTCCACTACTCCCACTGGTGGGCCGACCCCGGCAACCAGTGGACCCCCTCGCGCTGGGCCGGGCAGGACGTGAACACCCTCGCGGGCTCCGTCTACACCTACACCAAGGACGTGATCACCCAGCTTCGGGCCCAGGGCACGGCGCCGGACATGGTGCAGATCGGCAACGAGATCAACGGTGGGATGCTCTGGGAGCCCGGGCGAATCGGGAATATGGCGAACTTCGTCAAGCTCACCAACGCCGGGGCGAACGCGGTTCGGGACGCCAGCGGCGG from Deinococcus aerius includes the following:
- a CDS encoding DUF4158 domain-containing protein, translated to MTPAQREQFTRFPLLDERTLSRYYLLDNADLLLVRERRRNFNRLGFAVQLTVLRHLGRALRSGEAPPENVLVALAEQLQVDPACYAQYATRDPTRFEHFAALCQRFGYVELSRRLNHELRDWLMPLAVVTDQPFPLMSALMDELRRRKVLVPRFTVLERLVQAARVRADQHTYGLLNLPLKGDLAEKVDALLSPQGNEPISRFAWLGRPVGAPKAKHVLALLDKLAFVRTFPVQSNLRAFLPQSRLDHLAEEARRLSASHLGDFEPQRRRATLMACLFDLSKTLTDAVLDMHDRVMVSLLRDGEREAAEAFGKQGPPLVEQFGTFRSVCAAVIAAREQGADPYQAIEAVVNWRQLVETVREREVVRTEQLDPLHHALGRYAKVRSYAPRLLAAFSFQAEGTAAPLVEALNLLREMYAANKRALPERVPIGFVRQKWAGQVFKGSH
- a CDS encoding LacI family DNA-binding transcriptional regulator, encoding MNIGGKAATLADVAALAGVSQQTVSRVVNNQGPVAARTRVRVMEAVGQLNYVPNRLAQGLARQRSQSIGFATNDISLHAPSQLTSAIEGAARSAGLSLIVSIVPGYGLGNVTQAVRALKERQVDGVLINASLSSADAEEVARRFSDVPCVFMDVPPGAAVNAALLDQYHGAVLAARHLVELGHTRIACIHAPEGAVAEHSRMQGWQDVLREHGLVLVAQEEGDWSPASGYRAAVALLASGLSFTGLLVGNDQMAVGVLRALWERGLNVPGDISVIGYDDTAESALLIPPLTTVRQDFPVLGRRAFGHLGALLDDHDPQTTTLTRPELVVRASTAPPRSGEHVRLQEALQLLQRHVREGPGHPPLAQQERPGER
- a CDS encoding beta-galactosidase codes for the protein MTPLPPLRLSHLELGVCDYPEHVPQGCWSEYAQAQKALGLRFVRIAEFAWSRLEPQPGQYEWRWLDEAVETYAAAGLQVVLCTPTAAPPAWLVIQHPEVLPVGRDGRVKTFGSRRHYDPSSSMFREHSRRITRAMAERYGQHAAVVGWQTDNEFGWGDTAQSYSPAALAAFRQWLAERYRTPEALNEAWGNVFWSMEYSAWHQIPLPNGAVAEVNPAHALDFLRFSSDQIAEFQEEQVAILRECSPGRFVTHNYMGFFSGFDHYRTSQCLDFASWDSYPTGTLEAVREWGLAEPGLMLDFARTGHPDVTAFNHDLYRGMVKGPSGAAAAPGFWVMEQQCGPVNWAPSNPLPAKGAVALWTAQAWAHGADVVSYFRWRAATMAQEVLHSGLLRHNGHPDRGYAEVAALDPTPFPIGKVPARVALLHDYESLWLYNMQPHAEGMNYWAQTFAYYRALRSLGMDVDILHPDADLSGYALIVAPALTLMTPGRARHLEAAAEGSALVFGPRTAFRTPSGRTPEEGQFGELGRLVGASLLRYDSLYPGMGQEVAGAGPAPHLASLWAESYEMEGAQTLYRYRGGPLDGESAVIRHGNVTVIGAHGETLITEVLEDLLSRAGLQPTRLPEGVRLSRRGEVTLLQNWSSHAVIWQGQELAPVSARPLQLSEVMA
- a CDS encoding BTAD domain-containing putative transcriptional regulator — encoded protein: MNPWRLTLLIVTLLHLVEAQAVLGSPETARETLREAADAHVMLGGQQRLALELYGLPHTRHLLNALGDHEYERVLCAPASQAPQVAEVTLVTLGSPAILVNGQRVRLQMRKSAEVLAYLLRYGESSLTSLQTEVFAEVLPTRAKNYIHQVRLELKRLVPGLSVPYDATTQMYRVRCEGVHLTWDLGQVRDALLGSSPDVMLTTKFNIKDFLQGSESEWVETERDRVSRWIVRVGLETMDAWYSEGSYAKCVQLAQRLIEVDPLDEGLHDFLIRATAQMSGISAARTACWESHAFFAKEVGHVPPLLEQLAQQLQAQRLN
- a CDS encoding transposase → MKTRQFSEDQIIKLLQDAKKGEKPVEELCRDLGCSTASYYTWKKQYGDTTADEARRLRQLEKENARLLRIVGQQRLELDAMKEVIQKKW
- a CDS encoding glycosyl hydrolase 53 family protein, whose amino-acid sequence is MNSVLRPRSRLPVLALLTLGLGACSSQPPGPAVLAPQATAPTEWIKGMDVSEARGAEAAGVVFKDRDGTVKPALQIVKDHQYNWVRVRLMVDPDGRYGLLQDLPYVKAVMKDAKGRGLKVLLDLHYSHWWADPGNQWTPSRWAGQDVNTLAGSVYTYTKDVITQLRAQGTAPDMVQIGNEINGGMLWEPGRIGNMANFVKLTNAGANAVRDASGGNATMPPIMVHIAKTGGAAETVAWYRAFVGVGGWVDTIGLSYYPMWHGDSSGLSETIKQLRANFTWAKVYLAETASYWAPNQGGYTNLPYPQTPQGQSDYLKALTPVVQGAGGSGIFYWGAFWSQSSRWLIAPDWKDDDASRRSLFDDGARATAGIDGLN
- a CDS encoding IS3 family transposase is translated as MVTPSEKRAVAKELVTARVKPARACFLVGLPKSTWHYQPKRRQDSELRQHLRELALRYPRRGYRFIHALLVQEGHHLNRKKVRRLWCEEALTVKAKPSRKIRTGASIPMQAEYPGHVWTYDFIFDQTLGGTTLKILSLTDEFTRQSLALRVAQSFTSADVKDVLHEVIRQRGAPEFIRSDNGPEFIARDLGVWLAVQAIGTRFIQPGKPWQNGFAESFHSRLREECLNQEVFYSARHAQVVLDGYRAFYNARRPHSSLGYRTPDQFAQQARGRAADLLCGKGAAEQSVIPPPG